One window of Nicotiana tomentosiformis chromosome 11, ASM39032v3, whole genome shotgun sequence genomic DNA carries:
- the LOC138901924 gene encoding uncharacterized protein has product MEQYRDRKKDLHMVFIDLEKAVIKDMYDGAKTQVRTVEGDSEHFSVVMGLHQGYALNPFLFALVMEALTRHIQGKVPWCMLFTDDLVLIDEMRDDVNERLEVWRQALESEYFKLSRTKTEYLECKFGAEPREAGTKVRLESQVIPKRGSFKYLGSVIQGDGEIDEDITPYRGGVDEIEISIWSSV; this is encoded by the exons ATGGAGCAGTACAGGGATAGGAAGAaggatttgcacatggtgtttattgatctggagaaagc ggtaattaaggacatgtatgatggagctaagactcaaGTTAGGACAGTGGAAGGCGACTCAGAGCATTTTtcggttgttatggggttacaccaaggatatGCGCTCAACCCGTTCTTATTTGCCTTGGTGATGGAAGCACTGACACGCCACATTCAAGGgaaggtgccatggtgtatgttattcacTGATGAcctagttctgattgatgagatgcGAGACGACGTTAAcgagaggttggaggtttggagacaagcCCTTGAGTCTGAGTATTTCAAGTTAAGCAGGActaagacggaatacctggagtgcaaGTTCGGCGCCGAACCGAGGGAAGCGGGCACGaaagtgaggcttgaatcacaggtcatccccaagagaggcagtttcaagtaccttgggtcggttatccagggggatggggagatcgacgaggatatcACACCATATAGGGGTGGAGTGGATGAAATAGAGATTAGTATCTGGAGTtctgtgtga